The sequence below is a genomic window from Stigmatopora nigra isolate UIUO_SnigA chromosome 16, RoL_Snig_1.1, whole genome shotgun sequence.
TTTTAGGAATTAGATAGTACAATTTAATacgaccccagtgaggataaagcggttcagaaagtgaGATGAGACCTACTTGTTATTTGTTAACCTGCAAATATTGAACAGGATTTGTACAAACAGATCTTCGCAAATGAAACACTCGTCTCATTTCTcacccgctttatcctcactagggtcgcggagggtgctggagccttttgcagctgactttgggccagccCATTGcagcgcacaaggagacaaacaaccattcacccccACATTCAtatctaagggcaatttagagtgtccaatcagcctaacatgcatgtctttggaatgtgggaggaaactggagtacccggagaaaacccacacatgcccggtagaacaggtggatcgacctgggtTTCAATACTAAATTAaaactttaaaagtaaaatcaaaacaaaccctTTGCTCTTTCAGTGTTCGTTTCTGATCTTTACTCATGCAAAAAAAGACTGAAGGATGGAGACAGTAAGAGGCCGGACCCGTAACAAGCAAGCGAGCCAGCAGCACAACGTTGAATTATCCCAGGACAATAGTGAGCAACCATCGAGTCTCCAAGGGTCCAACATTTGGTCGACAGACCAGGAAGAATGTATCAGGACCCAGAGGAGGGAAACCAGGAGCAAGTACAGAGATCTCATCGATTCAGTCCAGCGTGAGTTACCTAAGTTGACTTGGCGGTGGTGATGGCTTGCTCTATTTGCTATTTGTCTTATGCTTGTACCATTTTAATTTTAGGTAATCGAGAAGATTTGATGACACCTTCCAACACTCAACTTTTTGAGGTTTTGAAAGAGGCAGATGAACTTTTTGAAAATGGTATgtcatttaattacattttaatatttcttaatacattccattttactttgctttgtactttatactttttcctttaatgatgagtgatgagtatgttaatactttagtcctatatttctgtttatgtttcatatgtactgttaacggatgcacttttttatatgtatcgtatcttgtgctgacccggcccatctgtcacatttttaaagtcaatgtggcccccgggccgaaaagtgtgcccacccctgatctagcccTACTGACAGAATTGTTGGTGTTTGACAGTGAAAGAGACAAGCGAAGCAGTGCTGGACTCCAAAGTCGTCTTTGTGGCCGCACAGCTTAACCAGGCGAAAGTTGACCAGTTGCGAGAGCAGGACAACTCCTTTGACGTTTTTCCCTATGCCGATCACCTTGTAAGTGATTTCATTTTATATGTATGCAATTGTTCACCTGGCTGAACTTGTATCTTATTTGCGAGACATAATGTAGTTAAGCTGACAGCTCATTTGATCCATCTCACAGCTTTCCTTCATGGGTTTTGATTGGCTTGAACGTGGAGAGGCAGAGAATAATGAAAATGGAGTCAATGGTTACCTGCCCCGCGACGCCTGGCAAAGACTGGCTCAAAGAGCTGAAGAATGTTTTTGTACAGCTCCAACGTTCCACTACATGTGCGTGCAGCGTGAGTAACCTACTCACTGGGTTCTTATTTTCTAGCCCATTAGACACGACGTTAAGTACAATTCGCACTTCAATTTTTCATCAAATGGACTTATATTTCagtggacagtttttttccatttaatgttCAGGGGTAGATGAGGTGATTTCAAATGAGTATTTTTCACATTACCACCGTTAGGTACAGTCAGACGTCTACTTAAGAATGCTTCTAGGAAAATTTCAggttaaagtatttttatatgcaaatgagtgactcaagatacgaaaaatatccaagttatgaaatcccccaaaaagtaaatacatttcct
It includes:
- the nsmce4a gene encoding non-structural maintenance of chromosomes element 4 homolog A, yielding METVRGRTRNKQASQQHNVELSQDNSEQPSSLQGSNIWSTDQEECIRTQRRETRSKYRDLIDSVQRNREDLMTPSNTQLFEVLKEADELFENVKETSEAVLDSKVVFVAAQLNQAKVDQLREQDNSFDVFPYADHLLSFMGFDWLERGEAENNENGVNGYLPRDAWQRLAQRAEECFCTAPTFHYMLGSFHSEPPPPKQKIARQKKIPSKEAKRVMPVQLKKVEGSEQEATEKEVDRILSILKDSHQTYPSSQIPYYKFVIDPDSFSRTIENIFHMSFLIRDGLVKMNVDKNNLLYIAPVEDLIVDVTATQSRYASIFSMSPKIWREIIDVLKIKNAMIPPVITAIQQSN